The genomic region GCAGATTTCATAACTGAAGTAGAAAGTAGTGTCTTCAAAAGGGAAGTTACTCTTTGTTGTGGTGATCTGGGTGCTCACAATGTGGGAGCTCACGATGGCCCCGTATCTCCAAGTTCTAACTAGAATTCTAGTTAGACCCCTTACACTTGAACAAGGGTACTACTTGtccgctttttctttttttactctaTTTCATTGCCCCACTAAGATGCTGGGCCAGGACACTGGGATTTCTACCAGTCcatttaaggaaaaacaaaacaatataagGAAGGAAAGGTCCAGTTTGTGGGTATGCCTGCTGATCGAATTTTGGGGTGGTAAGTTCAATGGTTACTCTATACAACCATGCCTGCCCCTCCCCTTTTCACTGCCTTTACTTCATGtcccttgttttctttttaaggtgACAGCTCTGCTTTTTAGGAATCTCAGTAGTTTAAGACCTGAGTAATTCTTAGTAAATTCTTTGATGCTGAGCTGGTCAAGAACTCCTGCATGACACTTatggcatttttttaaatggctgtGTCATATCAGTTGTCCCTCCTAGCGAGGTCTTAAGAGGAGGAAGCAACTGATCTTGGTTCCTTGTGATCTTGCCTATATTCGCTTATTCAAGAGTGTCGTTCATTATTCTCTCCACTTGTAAATCAGTGAATATGCAGACTCTTGCCTACCTCCCAGGGTTGTTGTGAGGATTAACAGGTGTCTCTGAAATGATTTGTAGATTTAAAATGCTGTAACCTGGGTAGATAAGACGTGTAGCCACATGTCTGGAGCAAAAAAGAAAGCCATGTGTATTGTCATGCAATCAGTAGCATTCATTGAATTGCATATAATTAATGACTTGTCTGCACGTATGCACACACATACTTGTTTTCCTGGATGTTAAATTAAGCATGAGTATATTCTAGATATTTTAGTTgggaaaaatgaaaacttttccCAGTAGCTGGTGAAACTTAAACTGCTCTAGAGAATAGATTGTGAATGCCTTCTAGTTTCTCTAGGTGTTGTAGCCCTCTTGTGAAAACGTTTTCCTCAGATGTTTTTCAAATGAAGTCTTAACTActcaacttcttttttcttttgttctgttagCAGCCAGGAAAGACAAGGCACTATGTGCCAAACCCTGCTCAGACTTCTCATGTTTACACTTGCAAAGTCATGTTCACAAAGGACCTCTTAGGTGCACCTGTTATGCCACCTGGAAAATCTGGCTGTGCTTTGGAAAGATCAGATTGGACACTGTTAAATGATCAGTCTTTAAATGTTGCTGTTGGTTTaccattatttttaaagttcCTGCCATGTTTGAATTGTTTTTCCACTTCTCAAAGCATTCACTTACTTTTTCTTCAAGCTCTTAGAGACTTGTTTGATTCCATGGATAAAACTTCCTCCAGTATCCCACCTATCATTCTCCTGCAGTTTTTACATATGGCCTTCCCACAGTTTGCAGAAAAGGGTGACCAAGGCCAGTACCTTCAACAGGTAACGACTGATTATTGGCTTATTGTTTGAAAATTCTGTAGTATGTTGGAAATTGAGaccaagaatattttaaaacGTTCCTTCTCCAGCAAAAATAGTTAATCCCAGTAAAGTGTTTGCTTTTGCATCGTGTAGAAAATTTGAATGTCATATTGAGTGCTAGTTCTGAAAATATATGGTGGAATAGGGAGAAATTCTTAGTTAAGTAATCCTTACATTTGGTTTTATAGTGTGAAGATTGATGGGTTTAATATTACTAAACAGTGACACCACTAGTTAGATTTAATGTTCTGTTCCCTTCCTAGGATGCCAATGAGTGCTGGGTGCAGATGATGAGGGTACTACAGCAGAAGCTGGAAGGCATAGAAGGTGATACAGTTATGGAGGTAATTGTAATCTTCCTGTAACCAGAGCTAGGATTTATAATATTGTACTTGTGATTCACTTACTTTTTTGCTAAGCATTATCTGTTTTGGGAGTTCTTTAACATGTGTCCATAGTCCAGTATGTGAAGTTGCTTTCTGAGGTGTCTGATCAGTGCAGTGGTAACTTTGTCATGTCAGCTGTGCTGTGCAGTGTACTGTAGAAATACTTTCTCTCTGGGCTTTGTAAAGCTTGTGTTGGACCAGTGTGGTGGTGACTGTGGGTATGCAGTGGTTGGCCCTGATAACCTGTGAATTTAgcatttaagaattatttttttcttgaaaaaaaaaaaacaaacaaacaaaaaaccacccaccccccataaaaagaacaaaaaacaaaccaacaccctTGTGCTACAGCATTCTGGGCTCCATGAATGCTATTTCCAACAGACAGCTAACTTAATCAACCTGATAATAAGTTACTTAAAGTTTTTCCCAAGATTTTACCAGACTGTAAACTGTTTTCTGGGGAGTCTTGGCAGTGGCAAAAATCTGATATACGTCTCTAAAATTTAAGACACATTTAATTTGGGAGCAAGGAGATGTGACTTTTTGGTGGAAATCTTGCTTGCTGATATGCTTTGAGGTGGCTTTAACAACATGCTATAAATGCGTATGTCTTGAAACTTTTATACGGTGTAAGGAGATGGACTGACTACGAGAAAATGCACCTATAGAAAGCTGAAAGGATAGGCTTCAAAGAGTTTAAATAAATGGGGTAATCTTGTCTGTAAAGAAGGTTGTCTTTGCATGCTGTTCAAAGTTACATCATAAGAAAATTTGTTTTACAGACGGACTCCGGAGCTACAGCAGGAGCTTCTAAAAAGAAGAGTTTAATTGATCAGTTCTTCAGCATTGAATTTGAAACAGCGTATCCTAAAGACTTAAGGCAAAACATAAAAAATGACAGTGATTTCAGACTTTAGCAGTTGAGTGCAGGGAGAATGAACAGCATCATCCAGAATAGTATGGAAAATAAAGGTGTGTGTTGGAGAAGAGAGGGAATGATGTATTGCAGGAGGACACAGAAGTTAAAGTTAGGATTGGATATTCTTTGAGAGAGGGGGTGATGTGGGGAAGAAGAATGGTCATGgaaacttacagaaaaaaaacatagaaTTTGAATACCAGGCTTCCTCCCCAGGGAAGATTGCCCATTATCTACTTCAAGGATGCTGAgacattttttccaaataaagGATTTATCCTTTTATCCTAGATAGCCTTCTTTTGACTTGTAAGGAAGTGTTGCTGAGTTGCCAAGTATGCTTGGCATACTAAACATGGACAAAAACTAGCTCGATTGATTTCTAATGAGATAGATGCAACACTGTTAGATGAGGTCAACTAATGTAACCTGCAACTTTCTAGTAGCTTTTTTAGAGCAAGAACAGAAAGCGTATGGTGACATCAGGCAACACATCTCATGCCAAGTGTTAGTTTTTTCCCACTTCTCCACCCCGAAATCCTGGCTATCATTAAACTCACCACCACTTTTGGAAAGAATTATACCGTGCATTTTGCTCTTCTGAAATAAGGAAACATCCCCTTAGCTGAGGTGTTGTGTCTCATAGCTTGGTAGTAAGGAAGAGTAAAGGCCATTTTTAAGGTCAGTGTCATGTATCTCTCTCCCTGTATTGTCATGTTATCACTGAAATAGTTGGGAGGAGCAGAATGAGTTGCTCAGAGGAATGATGTGTAGGCCAATGGCCCAAGGAAGAGACTTGGTAGAAGAGACTTGTTGCAAACCTTTCAAGTGTGCTTATGGCAGCATTTGTAGAGTAAGTGCATTCAGGGTGGTCAGAAATGTATCTAGTTAGGAGGAGGTGAACGACAGAAAAGGATTGGGATAAGAGTATGAAAAAGAAGAGGCTGGACAGAACGATTAGAAGAATGtttagaaaataatgaagaaacgGATACCATTTCAGTGAAGAGGACACATACAAGGCAGGGAAAGGAGGCCATGTGTGTTGAAAGAAACAGGAAGTCTGGCCAGCAGCAGAAATAGAAGAACTTTATTAATTATAAGTAACAATGGAGCATAATGTTGTAGGAAGGCTTCAAAGCTTGATATTGGTAGCTAGTTAGCATGATCTCTGCCCTGGGGGTTGGGTGGTGGGGAGAAGAAAGAACAAAGCAGGCCTTACAAGCTCAAATGGTGATGAAAAAGTTATTGTCCTTTTTTTGGTACACTGTCTGCTTCAGCTACCACTTGCCATTAGATATGAAGGAACAGATTGGTTGGAAGGACGACTGTTTCAAATCTTCCTTTTCATACTGCAAAAAATAAAAGTACTATTGGTGCACAAACGTGATTACCTTAAATTACCATGCTGATCAGCAGGTAGTTTTCACTATAGCGGTAGTTTATCTCTTGGTGGGTGCATGATGGTTTTCCTTAATTTTATGAAGCATGAAATGTACAGAAGCTGAAGAAGAGGAAGTAACTAAAGGAAAGGAGAATCTGCTTCAGCTTAGCTGCTTTATCAATCAAGAAGTGAAATATCTGTTTACAGGACTAAAATTGGTAAGCCAGTCTCTTTTAATTTAATTGAATTTCTAAATGACCTGTGTTGTTAATCTATGGCCTGGAGTTGACATCTGCTGTCCAGTCTTTGCAAagttctaagattttttttgtgtatgtgttcaATGGGAAGATGGCAGTGAAAATGAATTGCATGTTCTTGACCCATGGCAGGTAACCAAGTACAAGCAAATTTGCTCCTTGCAATTAGAAACTGTTCAGGTGGCTTTCACTTCAGACTGAGCACTATCATGATTTAAGCATGCTGTAAATGATTCCTAAAACCTCCCAAAGTCAATTTAAAAATAGGGTGGCATTTTGGTTGCTAATCAAAAAACCCCTGGTGGATCAATTAAACTTAAACTTAACTTTGCAAATGTTGAAGGGGGTGTTATTTTCCATGACACTACCTCATCTTTAAACTGTTTATTTAAGTAGGACTTCTTAAAGTAGCTTGtgctttttatatatacatatttctaagttttcagggtttttttgagaatctgaaggaagaaggagaagagcTACTACAAAATCTGTGTAGTAACTGCTCTTGCAGAGTATAAGAGCGGGGATGGAAGCAGCGGTCTGGTTTGTACAGGACTGGACCAAGTTGTATGGTTCTCAGATAATCTTTGTATCTGCCTTCTTTTTTTGGTCAGAATTTAGAAGGAAAAGTAAGATAAAATAGTTGATGCTCACAAATTAAAAAGATTATGAAAAAAGAAACTTCACTTTCAGGCCAAAAAAAGGCCTTCTGGAATTCTTAGGCTGGATTGCCTGTAGCAAGGGCCACAACACTGACAACCAGGTCAGTCTTTCCCTGAGTTTGGGAAGGTCCCTGGAAGCAGGGTGTCCCCACCTGTCTACCTGTGTGCAGCTCTATCTGCTTTAGGCTGAGAACTGAGAAAGGTACAGATGTGCCTGTCACAAGAAACTTCAGATTTTCTTTAGTTGTGTTCCAAGCATGAAATGACACATTCATAACCAGATCCAGATGCTTAAGCTGCAAGTTCTACTCCTGTGGAGTAAAGTTTTCTGCAGAGGGGAACTGGGTTGTCAGGGCTCAAGACCAAGGCCGGAGCTGAACAAATGAATGGGCGCGGTCTTTCTGCCAAGGAATTTCAAAATTCCGTGTGTCGTAATGGCAGAGAGCAACAGAAGGGACTGGCAAAACCAGGTCTAGTTTATGGTTTGTTGATTCATGCTGTGCTTTTCTTTAGGCTGTGTTTTATGGTGAATGTATgtgttattatcttttttttaacaGCGTCTTCAAGAGGAAATCACCAAACTCTCTCCAACACTGCAGAGAAATGCACTCTATATCAAATCTGTGAGTAGTACTTTGTTGCTCTCTTTACGATTGTTTTAACTGTTGTCAATTTTCTGTCCCAAAACACGAAGTTATTGCTGGAACAGCATGTGATTTATGTTTATAAAGCATCTGCATATCCACTACCAAGAAATTTAAGACCAGTGGAAAATGATTTATTTGAGTACACTATTATGCAGAGCTTCAAAATTGGAGGCCTTGTTATACTCGTATGTGTTTGTGTACAAATAGGTTCCCAGAATAGCCAGTAATTTAAGATGAGCAGTGTTTAAGGTATCTGTGAATATCTGAAGTAACAGCTTTTTCTAATTCTTTTTATAGTCTAAAATTAGTCGCTTGCCGGCATACCTGACTATTCAGATGGTCAGATTTTTTTACAAAGAGAAAGAATCTGTGAATGCCAAAGTTCTTAAGGTGAGTAATTTTTCTGCATATTGAAGTTTAATTCCTCTTCAGGCTTTTCATTGAGGTTTTTATTATAGGCACACAACTAATATTTGAAGGCTACTTACTaaattgtttgcttttaaattacaGTTTCTTTGCTTTGAGTACAAAGTACCTTTGTTCCCAGTTGCGATGAGGTGCGGCAAACTGTGCTACCAAAATAGTCTGTGGGGGAGGGAAGGGACAGAAGCGAAGTTGCTCCAGtaatgttgggatttttttcGGTCTTTTCTCGCTAGTGGTTCAGAGGAGAATGGAAGCATGGCCCTCTCCTTAGCTAAACAGTCACTGGTCAGTGTTCTGAAGTTGATGAGAAATGTTTACGCTACCAAACGCTTCCTGTATTAGTTATTCTAATTGTCTGGCTTCCTGACTGACAAACACAAGAACCAGCTGCAGACAGCTCAATGTTCCAGCTTCGGTTTCTGTGGCTGATAGAGCTCCTGGGCTGGCCAGGGAGCATCACGAGACAAGCAAGGGAATAAAGATTGAAGGCACATGTTAACTATTTTAGAAGACTCTTTGGATTACACAAATTGACATTTTGCAAGTGTACAATCAttttacatgatttttttcttgAGGCCCGCATAGGTATTTCCATAGTATAAAAGTATGACAGCTTATAATAGTCGAAATATTTATACTGACTGTAGTAATTTATGATGGTTTGTTTATACTGAATCAGACATTCTTCTGTGACAGTATTGTAGCCCTTTGGGTAAGTAGTGTCAGCAATGTTTTAGTAGATCAAGTTGTCACAAATGTCATGAGAGTTCCATTTAATACGACTTAGTGTTGTCTTCCCATGGGAGAGCAGTTTAATGGGGAGTACCAATTTCTGTTAATAATCTTTATGCTTTTTCCTTCCTAGGATGTTAAATTTCCTCTTATGTTGGATGTGTATGAGCTGTGTACGCCAGACCTTCAGGAAAAAATGGTTTCTTATCGGTCAAAATTCAAAGATCTAGAAGACAAAAAAGTAAATCAGCAGCCAAAGAATGTAAGTCTTCTGGCAGTTTCATTGCTGGTTTGATTAAATAAGTTAAACATCTGAAATTTGGGTACCAGTAAGGACTAGCGAAAGCTTGACTTACTTCCTTAAATATACTTGTTTCTTACTTAGTATTCAAACTCCTTGATATTGAGCTCTAGATCTTTTTGTGTATATGTATTTTCATGAAAATACAGTATCTGCTTCGGTGTGACTGCCTAATGAGAAACGTTAAATGCTGTAGACAAACGTGTTgcttacatttttatttcaaaatgtattaaaaagtATGCAGAAAGGTTTTCTGTGAATGACAAAAAATAATTCTCTTCAACCATGACCACATGTGGCAGGTCACTTGTTTGGTGGATCGCAGGCAGCTGTTTCCTGCTCACCAACTGGAAAGAGCTGTACAAGGGAGCTCTACGTGTCTGAGTGAGAAAATTGAGAATATATGTACTAGTGAGCTAACAGTCTGTACTCTAAAAACTTGGTAAATGGTTTCATCTCCTACTTCCCTTTctcaaatgaaggaaaaaaaatagctaaacCTGTAGTGGTTTCGCCATTTTTTATGCTAGTTTTCCTGGCCTAATTATTGGCAGTTTCATGTAAACATTTCAATAAGGCTTGTATCTCTTTTTATAAAGTTTGGAGCAAGGAAAAAGTGCCATTTTAAAACAGAACATAGTGGCTCTTGGAATCTGTCTTTggtgttttcttgttgccactttGCTGCTAGCAAGTCCCTGGCAAGGAATAAAGTCTCAATTGCAGAATTGCTTTCTTGCTTCGAACCTGTAAATCTTGGTGGGTAAACAGTCTAAGCAATATGTGCTACAATGgttatatatttgtttttaaacagtggTCTTGTTTAGATCAGGCTTTTGGATCTCCAGCTAGAAATACAGTAACGGAATTTGTTTCAAGTTGAACAAAAAATGTTTAGGCTTAGAGATGCCTTTAAATGAACGGAGAATTAGTATTTGATATGATTGTCTTTCAAAACCATTCCACATTAATTCAGTGTATTCTGTTCTTTAGTCTAGTAAAAGTGATGGTGCACAGAAAGAAGTTAAATATGAaccattttcttttcctgatggtgagtacagcaaaataaatctattttaaaataactttctgtTTACTCATATTGAAGTCAACCTGATGGTAGGAATGTTTTGAGAACCCTGGTTATTTTTAATGCCTTTAAAGATTAAGCTTCAGAAACTGACAGAAATTTAAGAAACTGAAAGACTACACAAATCAAAATGCTGTCAAAGACATAATTGTCATCCCTTGAGTTAATACATAGAAGACATGTGCATCAGAAGACATTTGCATGTAATGTGCAGCTGTTCTGTACGCTTGTCAGTGGGTGGTAGGAAGCTGAAATTGAAACAAAAACTTAAACTGGACTTTCAAAACTGCAGTTGTGGTGCTGGTGTTGCCTAAATTGGGGGGGCCTGAAGCTTGAGTGTCCTAAGCTTTCACCTTCATGTTGAGGACATGGTGGAGTAATTATTTTCGAAGTCTTTTTAACGGAATTGTTACCATTCAGTGCTTCCTGAGGTTTCTGTGTGATGTACAACACGAGAAATGAGGGGGGCTGTTGAGCAGCTCATGAGTACAGTGGAAAGAGGATGTTCTAGAGTGCTGAGAAGCACAGTTAAGACGTGCTGGGGACTGCAACAATCTTCTTGCTACACTTGGAATCAGCCAGTTATTTCCATTGAAAAATTAACAGTGTAATTGAACTAATTGCAGAGTGAGTTGAGCTGCCGTGCTTGAGTGTTCTCAGCAGCATCACTGCATAGCCCCTGCTCAGCACACCCATCCTTGCAGTTTCACAGCTCACCCTGAATTCAGACAGCGGTCTGTACTTGAAGGAAGCATTGGCCAAACCTGTCCCAAAGATTTACTGACCACACACCATCATTTTAATGCTTTAAGAGGTACTGCCTTTGTGTTACACCCAGGATACATTATTTATGTCATGTGAATGGACACGAAAAGTCTCCATTTCCTGAGGGTTTACCCTGGTTGAAAGCTGCGGCTTTTAATTCACAATGATTTAGAACTGTGCTGTAACtgaagttttacacagctggagCAGTGCGGTATGGGCAGTGCATGTTTGGTtaatgctgttaaaaaaaaaaactgtttgtGTAAGACTCGCTTaactttttcttcccccttcttccttcagATATTGGTTCTAATAATTGCGGCTATTATGACCTGCAGGCAGTGCTAACACATCAAGGCAGATCAAGTTCCTCTGGCCATTACGTGTCTTGGGTTAAAAGGAAACAAGGTAAAAAAACCTAAACTAATTCCTGCACTGCCCTTCAGAGCTTCTTTCATTTAAGGGGTGCTGTGCATGCTTAGAGTTTATGTACTTAAGTTacaaattatcctcttgttttttcTTGCAGACGAATGGATTAAATTTGATGATGACAAAGTCAGCATTGTTACACCTGAAGACATTCTGAGGTTATCTGGGGGTGGAGACTGGCATATAGCTTATGTTCTACTCTACGGGCCTCGCCGAATTGAAGTAATTGAAGATGAAGCCGAACAATAGTCTTCAGTTTTAGTCATTCTGCCTAGGTGTGAAATAAATGTTGATTACTGATCACTTCTTTAACCCCAGAGCTTTGGCAAATGGATAAATAATTTGTTCAAACCTTTTCATGTGAAGAGGGATATTATTTCAAAACTGATCCCTGTACCAATTAGTCACTACAGGACTGGACTGCCCACAGTGGTGGTGACAATATTTTGAAAAGCTTTAAAGTCTTGcagaagataattttttaaaaatgagccTCTTCCTGCCCTTCCCCATCCCCAATGTCATCAAGTATTTATTACACACCTATTCTCACATTTGTTACTCTTGCATGGTTTATACCACAGTTCGATAGCTGTCCATCCTTTGCCTTACCTGGCAGTTTTGTTGGGAAGGCAGAAGAGAAACTGTTGCCTTGTTGCGTAACTCAGTGCTGCTGCCCATGGCCAACAACCCTGGCTACAATCAAGTATttgtccagcctgacctgctgTCTGTTCTGTTGCTGGCATCTCATGACTTCAAAATAAATTGTGATCAACAATgtgtctccattaaaaaaaagttcATGTCTCAGTAGTGTAGTTAGTATGTGTTTGTTTCCACTTCTCGGGCCACCACTGCTGAATGTCTTGAAGCAGCCATGCAATAAAgctgcttttttggttttttttagctgtAGGGATTTATCTTTTGTCTTGTTACTCTTTATGCAGTAGGTAGGTCTAGTGTGGTGGCTGCAAAACTGGGCTTCCCCCACCCTGTGACTTCTGTTCATTCCCCACAGGAATGCAACAGCTGCACTAAACACTATTTCAGTGTCAGTCACAGCCAGAAAAGCCCTAGGCCATCAACAGAGCTCAGCCTCGGTGTAGAGGCTTCACTTCACACTCTGTgaagtgtccctgtccctcctggGAGAGTTGTACTGATATTGTCTGTATTCATATGGAAGAACTTCACTTGTGTCTTCATTAACGGTGACCATGTGGTGAGATTAACTGTGCTCTAACAGTCAGAAGGGAGGCCTCTGTGAGCCTCCCTTAGGGACTCTGGTGTCAGCTATGACCTTCCCAGGTGGTTTCTCTGCCGCACAGCTCCCCCAGGGAGCAGCTAAGGGCCTaaggctgtattttaaaaaaagttgcaTGATGCTTAAAGGCAAGTTCCACTTATGAAGGAAGCCCCAGTGCAGTACGGGGTCTGTTGCCCTGTACCCCATAGAAGGAGTACAGGCTCctggttttaaaggctttttataggttaaggaggaaagaaagaagagaccTTACCTGTGCGTGGTTGCTCATTTTTGGAACTATGTCACCCCAGGTATGGCCTTATGATtggtgtttcttctctgctggtaGCTGAGAAGAGCCTTCTGCTCTGAACAATTTTATGACTCTAGAGCTATGAAATGATCTTTTATTACTGGTCACAGCCTgagagttattaaaaaaaaacaaaaaaacttgtttttccttcccagaaAGCAGTGTGCCCCATTTTTCTGTTGCTTTAGCTTTTTACTCATTTTGATGTGTGCATTTATCACATCTGTGTCTTACTGAGACAAAATACACTTAATAAGAGCTGGTTCACTGAAAACCTCAGAGAAGCAGCAGTTTCCCCCATGGGCCTGGAAGCTCACCACCTCCATTTCCAGTGGAGGTGTTTCTAGGTCTGTCAAACC from Patagioenas fasciata isolate bPatFas1 chromosome 2, bPatFas1.hap1, whole genome shotgun sequence harbors:
- the USP14 gene encoding ubiquitin carboxyl-terminal hydrolase 14; translation: MPLFSVNVKWGKEKFDGVELNTDEPPMVFKAQLFALTGVQPARQKVMVKGGTLKDDDWGNLKIKNGMTLLMMGSADALPEEPIARPVFVEDMTEEQLASAMELPCGLTNLGNTCYMNATVQCIRSVPEVKEALKRYGGALRASGEMASAQYITAALRDLFDSMDKTSSSIPPIILLQFLHMAFPQFAEKGDQGQYLQQDANECWVQMMRVLQQKLEGIEGDTVMETDSGATAGASKKKSLIDQFFSIEFETAMKCTEAEEEEVTKGKENLLQLSCFINQEVKYLFTGLKLRLQEEITKLSPTLQRNALYIKSSKISRLPAYLTIQMVRFFYKEKESVNAKVLKDVKFPLMLDVYELCTPDLQEKMVSYRSKFKDLEDKKVNQQPKNSSKSDGAQKEVKYEPFSFPDDIGSNNCGYYDLQAVLTHQGRSSSSGHYVSWVKRKQDEWIKFDDDKVSIVTPEDILRLSGGGDWHIAYVLLYGPRRIEVIEDEAEQ